A single window of Mycolicibacterium madagascariense DNA harbors:
- a CDS encoding SDR family oxidoreductase, with protein sequence MHLSLADRTIIVTGGGSGIGKGVAAAVVASGGDVMLVGRNADRLAAARDEIAAQAPDGAGEVRYEPADVTHEDEVSAMVEAATAWHGRLNGVVHCAGGSETIGPITQVDSEAWRRTVDLNVNGSMYVLKHSAKEMVRTGGGSFVAISSIASSNTHRWFGAYGVSKAGIDHLVQLGADELGASRVRVNSIRPGLIRTDLVALVLDSPELSEDYRINTPLPRVGEVTDVAAAAVFLLSDAASWITGQVINVDGGQQLRRGPDYSSMLEPVFGADGLRGVTG encoded by the coding sequence ATGCATCTTTCGCTGGCGGATCGCACCATCATCGTCACCGGCGGTGGCAGCGGCATCGGCAAGGGCGTGGCCGCCGCGGTCGTCGCCTCCGGCGGTGACGTCATGCTGGTCGGCCGCAACGCCGACCGCCTCGCGGCCGCGCGCGACGAGATCGCGGCGCAGGCCCCCGACGGAGCCGGCGAGGTCCGCTACGAACCCGCCGACGTCACCCACGAGGACGAGGTGAGCGCCATGGTGGAGGCCGCCACGGCGTGGCACGGCAGGCTGAACGGCGTCGTGCACTGCGCGGGCGGATCCGAGACGATCGGCCCGATCACCCAGGTCGACTCCGAGGCGTGGCGCCGCACCGTCGACCTGAACGTCAACGGGAGCATGTACGTGCTCAAGCACAGCGCCAAGGAGATGGTGCGCACCGGCGGCGGTTCGTTCGTCGCCATCTCGTCGATCGCGTCGAGCAACACCCACCGCTGGTTCGGCGCCTACGGCGTCAGCAAGGCCGGCATCGATCACCTCGTGCAGCTGGGCGCCGACGAACTCGGGGCGTCCCGGGTGCGGGTCAACTCCATCCGCCCCGGTCTCATCCGCACCGATCTCGTGGCGCTGGTGCTGGATTCACCCGAGCTCAGCGAGGACTACCGCATCAACACCCCGCTGCCGCGGGTTGGCGAGGTCACCGACGTCGCGGCCGCCGCGGTGTTCCTCCTCAGCGACGCGGCGAGCTGGATCACCGGGCAGGTCATCAACGTCGACGGCGGCCAGCAACTGCGCCGGGGACCGGACTACTCCTCGATGCTCGAACCGGTGTTCGGCGCCGACGGCCTGCGCGGCGTGACGGGCTGA
- a CDS encoding intersectin-EH binding protein Ibp1: MTTRTTPRQTSSRRLLLAGGFAVAIAAAPAAALFSGTPAAPTFGACVNGETADTYTNVCTPDLVPNSSSLPAVDGIPCTGGNSGQCIGLSENAPQYQAPNSTIGSSPTVHGSTD; the protein is encoded by the coding sequence ATGACTACCCGGACGACACCCCGACAGACCTCATCCCGACGACTGCTCCTCGCCGGCGGCTTCGCCGTCGCGATCGCGGCCGCCCCCGCCGCCGCGCTGTTCTCCGGGACGCCCGCGGCGCCCACCTTCGGGGCGTGCGTCAACGGCGAGACCGCCGACACCTACACCAACGTCTGCACCCCGGACCTCGTGCCCAACTCGTCCTCGCTGCCCGCCGTCGACGGCATCCCGTGTACGGGCGGCAACTCCGGGCAGTGCATCGGCCTGTCCGAGAACGCTCCGCAGTACCAGGCGCCCAACTCGACGATCGGGTCCAGCCCCACCGTCCACGGCTCCACCGACTAG
- a CDS encoding intersectin-EH binding protein Ibp1 translates to MSLSGSSVRRLLIAGAFMLAVSAGPAISALAAPSAPLADCAVGEDADAYTGECVPFAVPNSPAPFTTTAANPDVPEVDGVPCTGSDSGACIGLAEDAPQYVAPESTIGSSPTVTGSTN, encoded by the coding sequence ATGTCGCTCTCCGGATCTTCCGTCCGCCGCCTCCTGATCGCCGGCGCATTCATGCTCGCCGTCTCCGCCGGGCCTGCTATCTCGGCGCTCGCCGCCCCATCCGCGCCGCTGGCCGACTGCGCGGTCGGCGAGGACGCCGACGCATACACGGGCGAATGCGTGCCGTTCGCCGTCCCCAACTCGCCGGCGCCGTTCACGACCACCGCGGCCAACCCCGACGTGCCCGAGGTCGACGGCGTCCCGTGCACCGGCAGCGACTCCGGCGCGTGCATCGGGCTGGCCGAGGACGCCCCGCAGTACGTCGCGCCCGAGTCGACCATCGGGTCGAGTCCCACCGTCACGGGCTCGACGAACTGA
- a CDS encoding intersectin-EH binding protein Ibp1, whose translation MAHCDISLRRMILAGGFALVLAGGPAVVALSTPAIAGAVTSCQPGEEEDLYSGACLPHTAPSSPAGGGSAVDPIPGGSLSAVDGVPCTGGDTGKCIGLQEDAPQFQQPPTSIDGQ comes from the coding sequence ATGGCGCACTGTGACATCTCCCTACGACGCATGATCCTCGCCGGCGGCTTCGCGCTGGTGCTCGCGGGCGGACCGGCGGTGGTCGCGCTGTCGACGCCGGCGATCGCGGGCGCCGTGACGTCGTGCCAGCCGGGCGAGGAGGAGGACCTCTACTCGGGCGCCTGCCTGCCCCACACCGCGCCGAGTTCGCCCGCGGGCGGCGGCTCGGCGGTCGACCCGATCCCGGGTGGTTCGCTGTCGGCGGTCGACGGCGTGCCGTGCACGGGTGGCGACACCGGCAAGTGCATCGGACTGCAGGAGGACGCGCCGCAGTTCCAGCAGCCCCCAACGAGCATCGACGGCCAGTAG
- a CDS encoding alpha,alpha-trehalose-phosphate synthase (UDP-forming) codes for MSGSDDTEGGNSDFVVVANRLPIDMVRLPDGSTDYKRSPGGLVTALEPLLRKRHGAWIGWPGITDGDEEPIFEDGLEMRPVRLSDDDFAEYYEGFSNATLWPLYHDVIVKPVYHRSWWDRYVEVNRRFAEATASAAAHGATVWVQDYQLQLVPKMLRMLRPDLTIGFFLHIPFPPVELFMQMPWRTEIIEGLLGADLVGFHLPGGAQNFMILARRLVGANTSRASVGVRSRFGEIQVGFRTVKVGAFPISIDSDDLDAKARHRDVRQRVKDIRAELGHPRKVLLGVDRLDYTKGIDVRLHAFSELLDEGRVDASDTVLVQLATPSRERVESYKAMREDIERQVGHINGEYGQVGHAVVHYVHRALPRDELIAFFVAADVMLVTPLRDGMNLVAKEYVACRSDLGGALVLSEFTGAAAELRQAYLTNPHHLDGVKDAIEAALTQSPEEGRRRMRAMRRQVLAHDVDRWARSFLDALTATKDTVRSE; via the coding sequence ATCTCCGGCTCCGACGACACCGAGGGCGGTAACTCCGACTTCGTGGTGGTCGCCAACCGGCTGCCGATCGACATGGTGCGCCTGCCCGACGGCAGCACCGACTACAAGCGCAGTCCTGGCGGCCTCGTGACGGCGCTCGAACCCTTGCTGCGCAAGCGGCACGGCGCCTGGATCGGCTGGCCCGGGATCACCGACGGCGACGAAGAACCGATCTTCGAAGACGGGCTCGAGATGCGCCCGGTGCGCCTGTCGGACGACGACTTCGCCGAGTACTACGAGGGTTTCTCCAACGCGACCCTGTGGCCGCTCTACCACGACGTGATCGTCAAGCCGGTGTATCACCGCTCGTGGTGGGACCGCTACGTCGAGGTGAACCGTCGCTTCGCCGAGGCCACCGCCAGCGCAGCCGCGCACGGCGCCACGGTGTGGGTGCAGGACTACCAGTTGCAGCTGGTGCCCAAGATGCTGCGCATGCTGCGCCCGGACCTGACGATCGGCTTCTTCCTGCACATCCCGTTTCCCCCGGTCGAGCTGTTCATGCAGATGCCGTGGCGCACCGAGATCATCGAGGGCCTCCTCGGCGCCGACCTGGTGGGCTTCCATCTGCCCGGCGGCGCGCAGAACTTCATGATCCTGGCCCGACGGCTCGTCGGCGCCAACACGTCGCGGGCCAGCGTGGGCGTGCGCTCCCGGTTCGGTGAGATCCAGGTCGGCTTCCGCACGGTCAAGGTCGGTGCGTTCCCCATCTCGATCGACTCCGACGACCTCGACGCCAAGGCGCGCCACCGCGACGTCCGTCAGCGCGTCAAGGACATTCGCGCGGAGTTGGGACATCCGCGCAAGGTGCTCCTCGGCGTGGACCGGCTGGACTACACCAAGGGCATCGACGTCCGCCTGCATGCGTTCTCCGAGCTGCTCGACGAGGGCCGCGTCGACGCGAGCGACACCGTGCTCGTCCAACTGGCGACCCCGAGCCGGGAGCGCGTCGAGAGCTACAAGGCCATGCGCGAGGACATCGAGCGCCAGGTCGGTCACATCAACGGCGAGTACGGCCAGGTCGGGCATGCGGTCGTGCACTACGTGCACCGGGCGCTGCCGCGCGACGAGCTCATTGCGTTCTTCGTGGCGGCCGACGTCATGCTGGTGACTCCCCTACGCGACGGCATGAACCTCGTCGCGAAGGAGTACGTCGCCTGTCGCAGCGACCTCGGCGGTGCGCTCGTACTGAGCGAATTCACCGGCGCCGCAGCCGAACTGCGCCAGGCGTATCTGACCAACCCGCATCACCTCGACGGGGTGAAGGACGCGATCGAGGCGGCGCTGACGCAGTCGCCCGAGGAGGGCCGCCGCCGCATGCGGGCGATGCGCCGTCAGGTGCTGGCCCATGACGTCGACCGGTGGGCCCGCTCGTTCCTCGACGCCCTCACCGCGACGAAGGACACCGTCAGATCGGAGTGA
- a CDS encoding mammalian cell entry protein — translation MGRLQSRLVVLVGALLALAFVVLSGVGGILYWNRVERVGAQETSAELPGLAAQQIPMILGFDYQTIERSRIDAAKLLTPDFRREYEEDTTKNVVPAAKDRQIVSQVNVVGVGMLAAHRTSGSVMVFMNRTLTDKTKQPLYDGSRLRVDYQKVGRDWRIQDITPI, via the coding sequence ATGGGCCGCCTGCAGTCCAGGCTGGTGGTGCTCGTCGGCGCGCTGCTCGCGCTGGCGTTCGTGGTGCTGAGCGGCGTCGGCGGCATCCTGTACTGGAACCGCGTCGAGCGCGTCGGCGCTCAGGAGACCAGCGCCGAGCTACCGGGGCTGGCGGCCCAGCAGATTCCGATGATCCTGGGCTTCGACTACCAGACCATCGAGCGCAGCCGCATCGACGCCGCCAAACTGCTGACCCCGGACTTCCGTCGCGAGTACGAAGAGGACACCACCAAGAACGTGGTGCCCGCGGCCAAGGACCGCCAGATCGTCAGCCAGGTCAACGTCGTCGGCGTGGGAATGCTTGCCGCACACCGCACGTCGGGCTCGGTGATGGTGTTCATGAACCGCACCCTCACCGACAAGACCAAGCAGCCGCTCTACGACGGCAGCCGCCTGCGGGTCGACTACCAGAAGGTCGGCCGGGACTGGCGGATCCAGGACATCACTCCGATCTGA
- a CDS encoding mammalian cell entry protein, giving the protein MSETPDSGTKTAPRRRASRAAGPATGVVPEAPTQVVVDSPAVVRVRPAKPVGPPPRRRSHGALVAALGVGSTAVLVAVIGGLVALLLVQQRHAEAATARDQRFVDTASQTVVNMFSYTQNTIDESVNRFVDGLSGPLRDMMSQGNNVDNLKAIFHDTNASSEAVINGAALEKIDETADNASVLVSVRVTVTNIDGVNAPSKPYRLRVIVHEDDNGRMTGYDLKYPDGGN; this is encoded by the coding sequence GTGAGTGAGACACCCGATTCGGGGACGAAGACTGCCCCGCGCAGGCGGGCGTCGCGGGCCGCGGGCCCGGCCACCGGCGTCGTGCCCGAGGCGCCGACGCAGGTGGTCGTCGACTCACCCGCGGTCGTGCGGGTGCGTCCCGCCAAACCCGTTGGGCCGCCGCCGCGGCGCCGGTCCCACGGCGCCCTGGTGGCCGCGCTGGGCGTCGGCAGCACCGCCGTCCTCGTCGCGGTCATCGGCGGGTTGGTCGCTCTGCTCCTGGTGCAGCAGCGGCACGCCGAGGCGGCCACCGCCCGGGATCAGCGATTCGTCGACACGGCGTCGCAGACCGTGGTCAACATGTTCAGCTACACCCAAAACACCATCGACGAGAGCGTGAACCGGTTCGTCGACGGCCTCAGCGGACCGCTGCGCGACATGATGAGCCAGGGCAACAACGTCGACAACCTCAAGGCCATCTTCCACGACACGAACGCCAGTTCGGAGGCCGTCATCAACGGCGCCGCACTGGAGAAGATCGACGAGACCGCCGACAACGCCTCGGTGCTGGTCTCGGTGCGGGTGACCGTCACCAACATCGACGGCGTGAACGCGCCCTCCAAGCCCTACCGGCTCCGGGTCATCGTGCACGAGGACGACAACGGCCGCATGACCGGCTACGACCTGAAGTATCCCGACGGAGGCAACTGA
- a CDS encoding virulence factor Mce family protein — translation MLDRLTRIQLTIFAIVTVICVGLISTFYLHLPAAVGLGAYRVTADFKAGGGLYQNANVTYRGVTIGRVEQVGLDKDAVVATMRLNTDTPVPDNVTATVKSVSAVGEQYVDLVPPADPSKRMLADGANIGLDRTAIGQDIDDLLTQANSLVNSVGNSRLQDLLRETFKAFNGSGPELSRIIQSTRLIVDEANANSGQINQLIDQAGPFLDAQIRSGDDVKSLADGLARFTTEVTHADPQLRSVLQTAPGAAQAADTTFEGIRPSFPVLAANLANVGRIGVIYHKSIEQALVIFPALLAALNTVAGGVPTDEGGKLDFKVDLGDPPPCSVGFIPPPLIRTPADTTLRDLPTDLYCKAAQNDPSVVRGARNYPCQEFPGRRAPTIQLCRDPRGYVPLGSNPWRGPPVPYGSTPVTNDRNITPPNKFPMIPPGADYDPGPPVVQLPPGVAPGPGPAPNAPFPLPYPPSDPGPPPPPHPFDAPPDQIVPPYGRPAPDAPPPPAPAPAPAPAPAPADVPPAPADGTPPQASAPATTTYDSKTGVFVDPAGGTGVYASGMDKVNSAETWVDLMLDPRQA, via the coding sequence GTGCTGGACCGTCTCACCCGCATCCAGTTGACGATCTTCGCGATCGTCACGGTGATCTGCGTCGGCCTGATCTCCACCTTCTACCTGCACCTGCCCGCGGCGGTCGGTCTCGGGGCCTACCGCGTGACGGCGGACTTCAAGGCGGGCGGCGGGCTCTATCAGAACGCCAACGTCACCTACCGCGGCGTGACCATCGGACGCGTCGAGCAGGTGGGCCTCGACAAGGACGCCGTGGTCGCCACCATGCGGCTCAACACCGACACGCCGGTGCCCGACAACGTCACCGCCACCGTGAAGAGCGTGTCCGCCGTCGGTGAGCAGTACGTCGACCTGGTGCCCCCGGCCGACCCCTCGAAGCGAATGCTGGCCGACGGCGCGAACATCGGCCTGGACCGCACCGCGATCGGTCAGGACATCGACGACCTTCTGACGCAAGCGAATTCGTTGGTCAACAGCGTCGGGAACAGCCGCCTGCAGGATCTGCTGCGCGAGACGTTCAAGGCGTTCAACGGATCCGGGCCCGAGCTGTCGCGCATCATCCAGTCGACCCGGCTGATCGTCGACGAGGCCAACGCCAACTCCGGCCAGATCAACCAGCTGATCGACCAGGCCGGTCCCTTCCTCGACGCCCAGATCCGCAGCGGTGACGACGTCAAGTCACTCGCCGACGGGCTGGCCAGGTTCACCACCGAGGTCACCCACGCCGATCCGCAGCTGCGCTCGGTGCTGCAGACCGCGCCGGGTGCGGCGCAGGCGGCCGACACCACGTTCGAGGGCATCCGGCCCAGCTTCCCCGTGCTGGCGGCCAACCTCGCGAACGTCGGCCGCATCGGCGTGATCTACCACAAGTCGATCGAGCAGGCCCTGGTCATCTTCCCCGCCCTGCTCGCCGCGTTGAACACGGTGGCGGGCGGCGTGCCCACCGACGAGGGCGGCAAGCTCGACTTCAAGGTCGACCTCGGCGATCCGCCGCCCTGCTCGGTCGGGTTCATCCCCCCGCCGCTGATCAGGACGCCCGCCGACACGACGCTGCGCGACCTGCCGACGGACCTCTACTGCAAGGCCGCCCAGAACGATCCGTCCGTGGTGCGCGGCGCACGCAACTATCCCTGCCAGGAGTTCCCCGGCCGCCGGGCGCCGACGATTCAGCTGTGCCGCGACCCCCGCGGGTACGTACCGCTGGGCAGCAACCCGTGGCGCGGTCCGCCGGTCCCGTACGGCAGCACGCCCGTCACCAATGACCGAAACATCACCCCGCCCAACAAGTTTCCGATGATCCCACCGGGTGCGGACTACGACCCCGGACCACCGGTGGTGCAGCTGCCGCCCGGCGTCGCACCCGGCCCGGGCCCGGCGCCGAATGCGCCGTTCCCGCTGCCCTACCCGCCGAGTGACCCGGGGCCACCGCCGCCGCCGCACCCGTTCGACGCGCCGCCGGACCAGATCGTGCCGCCCTACGGCAGACCCGCGCCCGACGCCCCGCCACCCCCGGCGCCCGCTCCGGCTCCTGCACCAGCTCCGGCACCGGCCGACGTGCCGCCGGCGCCCGCCGACGGGACGCCGCCGCAGGCGAGCGCTCCCGCCACGACGACGTACGATTCCAAGACCGGCGTATTCGTCGACCCCGCGGGGGGAACGGGCGTCTACGCCAGCGGCATGGACAAGGTCAACTCCGCAGAGACGTGGGTCGACCTGATGTTGGATCCGAGGCAGGCGTAA
- a CDS encoding virulence factor Mce family protein: protein MPKSLSRTALRLGRNSVVIGSGAVLLAGCAFGGLNSLDMPGTEGHGSGSYTVTVELPDVATLPQNSPVMVDDVTVGSVSGVEARQKPDGSFYAAVKVSLNGSVDLPANATAKVAQTSLLGSQHIDLAPPVDQPPDGRLRDGSNIPLERAGRYPTTEEVLSSLGVVVNKGNLGALQDITDETFAAVAGRSGQFADLIPRLAELTTSLEQQTGDIISALDGLNRFAGILAKSKDSLGRALDSLPAALKVLNDNRTNIVDAFTALRTFANVGAHVLSGIKDDFAADFKDLYPVIKALNDNADDFIKDLEFLPTFPFHYKYLRNAVRGDYLNVFVTFDLTVRRTGESVFTTSKGLDPNMKHLDEVVNPPDFLTGAMANLSGQAADPFKIPPGTATQHDGGKP from the coding sequence ATGCCGAAATCGTTGTCGCGCACGGCGTTACGCCTCGGTCGCAACTCCGTGGTCATCGGCTCCGGCGCGGTGCTGCTGGCCGGCTGCGCCTTCGGTGGCCTCAACTCACTGGACATGCCGGGCACCGAGGGGCACGGCAGCGGTTCCTACACCGTCACCGTCGAGCTGCCCGACGTCGCGACGCTGCCGCAGAACTCGCCGGTCATGGTCGACGACGTCACCGTCGGCAGCGTGTCCGGCGTGGAGGCCCGGCAGAAGCCCGACGGCAGCTTTTATGCGGCGGTCAAGGTGTCGTTGAACGGCAGCGTCGACCTGCCCGCCAACGCGACCGCGAAGGTCGCCCAGACCTCGCTGCTGGGGTCACAGCACATCGACCTCGCGCCGCCGGTGGACCAACCGCCCGACGGCAGGCTGCGCGACGGTTCGAACATCCCCCTCGAGCGGGCCGGTCGCTATCCCACCACCGAGGAAGTGCTGTCGTCCCTCGGTGTCGTGGTCAACAAGGGCAATCTCGGTGCGCTGCAAGACATCACCGACGAGACGTTCGCGGCCGTCGCCGGCCGCTCCGGACAGTTCGCCGACCTCATCCCGCGGCTGGCCGAGCTGACCACGTCCCTCGAGCAGCAGACCGGTGACATCATCTCCGCTCTCGACGGGCTGAACCGCTTCGCCGGAATCCTGGCCAAGAGCAAGGACAGCCTCGGGCGCGCGCTGGACAGCCTGCCCGCCGCGCTCAAGGTGCTCAACGACAACCGCACCAACATCGTCGACGCGTTCACCGCCCTGCGGACCTTCGCCAACGTGGGTGCCCACGTGCTCTCGGGCATCAAGGACGACTTCGCGGCCGACTTCAAGGACCTGTATCCAGTCATCAAGGCGCTCAACGACAATGCCGACGACTTCATCAAGGACCTCGAGTTCCTCCCGACGTTCCCGTTCCACTACAAGTACCTGCGCAACGCGGTGCGCGGTGACTACCTCAACGTGTTCGTGACGTTCGACCTCACGGTGCGCCGCACGGGTGAGTCGGTGTTCACCACCTCCAAGGGCCTCGACCCGAACATGAAGCACCTCGACGAGGTCGTCAACCCGCCCGACTTCCTCACCGGGGCAATGGCGAATCTGTCCGGACAGGCCGCCGATCCGTTCAAGATCCCGCCGGGCACGGCGACCCAGCACGACGGGGGGAAGCCCTAG
- a CDS encoding MCE family protein gives MSQHSSPSSTPRVLRIAVIAMLVVGLLGGAYLVWPQAKSHQVTAYFPSTVGLYPGDDIRVVGVPVGKIRSIEPRAEDVKVTMDVDSGVKLPADARAIIIAPNLVSARFIQFTPAYTNGPVMADGAQIGLDRTGVPVEWDDVKKQLTELSASLGPQQGDLQGPLAAFVNQAADTFDGNGDSFRNALRELSQTAGRLGDSRADLFGTVRNLQVLVNALSNSNEQIVQFTNHVASVSQVLADSGKDLDQTLGALNQALVDVRGFLNQNNQALIAQIGKLTDFTNILTEHSDDIEQILHITPNGLANFYNIYNPAQGTVGGLLSLPNFANPVQFICGGTFDVGASPDNYKRAEICRERMGPVFKRLAVNYPPILFHPINSITAYKGQIIYDTPATEAKAQTPVPYLQWQPAPGVTPPTIGPDGRISDLLLPPPPIPGQVSQAGAPQMGYSTPPDGAGPLPGPAPDPGPAAGPPAAAPPPAAPLPAESGGN, from the coding sequence ATGAGCCAACACAGTTCGCCGTCGTCGACCCCCCGGGTGCTGCGCATCGCCGTCATCGCGATGCTGGTGGTCGGGCTGCTGGGTGGCGCGTACCTGGTGTGGCCGCAGGCCAAGAGCCACCAGGTCACCGCGTACTTCCCGTCCACGGTGGGCCTCTACCCGGGTGACGACATCCGGGTGGTCGGCGTGCCGGTCGGCAAGATCCGCTCCATCGAACCGCGGGCGGAGGACGTCAAGGTCACGATGGACGTCGACAGCGGGGTCAAGCTGCCCGCCGACGCCCGCGCGATCATCATCGCGCCAAACCTGGTGTCGGCCAGGTTCATTCAGTTCACCCCGGCCTACACCAACGGCCCGGTGATGGCCGACGGCGCCCAGATCGGCCTCGACCGCACCGGCGTGCCCGTCGAGTGGGACGACGTCAAGAAGCAGCTGACCGAACTGAGTGCGTCGCTCGGTCCTCAGCAGGGCGACCTGCAGGGTCCGCTGGCCGCCTTCGTCAACCAGGCGGCCGACACGTTCGACGGCAACGGCGACTCGTTCCGCAATGCGCTGCGCGAACTGTCCCAGACGGCGGGCCGCCTCGGCGATTCCCGCGCCGACCTGTTCGGCACGGTGCGCAACCTGCAGGTGCTCGTCAACGCACTGTCCAACAGCAACGAGCAGATCGTGCAGTTCACCAACCACGTCGCCTCGGTGTCGCAGGTGCTCGCCGACAGCGGCAAGGACCTCGACCAGACGCTGGGCGCGCTGAATCAGGCGCTCGTCGACGTCAGGGGTTTCCTGAACCAGAACAATCAGGCCCTTATCGCCCAGATCGGCAAGCTCACCGACTTCACCAACATCCTGACCGAGCACAGCGACGACATCGAGCAGATCCTGCACATCACGCCGAATGGGCTGGCGAACTTCTACAACATCTACAACCCCGCGCAGGGCACCGTCGGCGGCCTGCTGTCGCTGCCCAACTTCGCCAACCCGGTGCAGTTCATCTGCGGCGGCACGTTCGACGTCGGCGCGTCACCGGACAACTACAAGCGCGCGGAGATCTGCCGCGAGCGGATGGGCCCGGTGTTCAAGCGCCTTGCCGTGAACTACCCGCCCATCCTGTTCCATCCGATCAACAGCATCACGGCGTACAAGGGCCAGATCATCTACGACACCCCCGCGACCGAGGCGAAGGCCCAGACGCCCGTGCCGTACCTGCAGTGGCAGCCCGCGCCCGGCGTGACGCCGCCGACCATCGGACCCGACGGTCGGATCAGTGACCTGCTGCTGCCGCCGCCCCCGATACCGGGTCAGGTGTCGCAGGCGGGTGCGCCGCAGATGGGGTACAGCACCCCGCCCGACGGTGCCGGACCGTTGCCGGGACCCGCGCCGGACCCGGGCCCCGCCGCCGGCCCGCCAGCCGCCGCCCCGCCGCCGGCCGCGCCACTGCCTGCCGAGTCGGGAGGTAACTGA
- a CDS encoding virulence factor Mce family protein translates to MAKPGEGNPVRTGIFGIALVTCLVLVSFGYTGLPFWPQGKNYVAYFTDAGGITPGSDVSVSGIKVGKVSSIELAGASAKVNFTVDRKVRVGDQSLVSIKTDTVLGQKSLSVAPKGAGSSTVIPLGRTTTPYTLNTALQDLGENAGELDKPRFEQALQTLTDTLHDATPELRGALDGVAGLSRSLNKRDEALEQLLAHAKKVSDTLAQRAGQVNQLITDGNELFAALDERRQALSELIGGIQGVSQQLSGFVADNKREFNPALQKLNAVLDDLLARRDHIGEALKRLPPYATALGEVVGSGPGFQINLYGLPPATLSEVLLDTYFQPGKLPDSLADYLRGFISERLIIRPKSP, encoded by the coding sequence ATGGCTAAACCCGGCGAAGGCAATCCCGTCCGCACCGGAATCTTCGGCATCGCCCTGGTCACGTGCCTCGTGCTGGTGTCGTTCGGCTACACCGGTCTGCCGTTCTGGCCGCAGGGCAAGAACTACGTCGCGTACTTCACCGACGCGGGTGGCATCACCCCCGGCAGCGACGTCAGCGTGTCGGGCATCAAGGTCGGCAAGGTGTCCTCGATCGAATTGGCCGGCGCTTCGGCCAAGGTGAACTTCACCGTCGATCGCAAGGTGCGCGTCGGCGACCAGTCGCTGGTGTCGATCAAGACCGACACCGTGCTGGGGCAGAAGTCGCTGTCGGTGGCTCCGAAGGGCGCGGGCAGCTCGACGGTGATTCCCTTGGGCCGCACCACGACTCCGTACACCCTCAACACCGCGCTGCAGGATCTCGGCGAGAACGCCGGCGAGCTGGACAAGCCGAGGTTCGAGCAGGCGCTGCAGACGCTGACCGACACGCTGCACGACGCGACGCCCGAGCTGCGCGGCGCCCTGGACGGCGTGGCGGGTCTGTCGCGCAGCCTGAACAAGCGCGACGAAGCGCTCGAACAGCTGCTCGCCCATGCCAAGAAGGTGTCCGACACCCTCGCCCAGCGGGCCGGTCAGGTCAACCAGCTGATCACCGACGGCAACGAGCTGTTCGCCGCACTCGACGAGCGGCGGCAGGCGCTCAGCGAGCTCATCGGTGGGATTCAGGGTGTCTCCCAACAGCTCTCGGGCTTCGTGGCCGACAACAAGCGCGAGTTCAACCCGGCCCTGCAGAAGCTGAATGCGGTCCTGGACGACCTGCTGGCGCGCCGCGACCACATCGGCGAGGCGCTCAAGCGCCTGCCGCCCTACGCGACGGCCCTCGGCGAGGTCGTCGGATCGGGTCCCGGCTTCCAGATCAACCTCTACGGACTGCCACCCGCGACGCTGTCGGAAGTGCTGTTGGACACGTACTTCCAGCCGGGCAAGCTGCCGGACAGCCTCGCCGACTATCTGCGCGGGTTCATCTCCGAGCGCCTGATCATTAGGCCGAAGTCGCCATGA